The following coding sequences lie in one Microbacterium sp. XT11 genomic window:
- a CDS encoding metallopeptidase family protein, translating to MHRRRAPRTTPAPRRGARHGRHGRLGRSEVVRPPLAPLDGRIDRFDLAVGTAVEFLRGTWPELEDVRFEIGAMPAFDSGDEVPRWYIDRDNARIVLFRLPIERLLPPGHDDGAHRRMAVESAVFRAAAEYVGREPWDLGHDH from the coding sequence ATGCATCGCCGACGCGCTCCCCGCACCACCCCCGCGCCCCGTCGCGGTGCGCGCCACGGCAGGCACGGGCGCCTGGGACGCAGCGAGGTCGTCCGGCCTCCGCTCGCGCCGTTGGACGGCCGCATCGACCGCTTCGACCTCGCGGTGGGCACTGCGGTAGAGTTCCTGCGCGGCACATGGCCCGAGCTCGAGGACGTGCGGTTCGAGATCGGCGCCATGCCGGCCTTCGACTCGGGAGACGAGGTGCCGCGCTGGTACATCGACCGCGACAACGCACGCATCGTGCTGTTCCGGCTTCCGATCGAGCGGCTGCTCCCGCCGGGGCACGACGACGGCGCGCATCGCCGCATGGCCGTGGAGAGCGCGGTGTTCCGCGCCGCCGCCGAGTACGTCGGCCGGGAACCGTGGGACCTCGGTCACGATCACTGA
- a CDS encoding DUF3499 family protein, whose translation MDGRLCSKVGCAREAVATLTYDYGDQMAALGPLGLSGQPNAHDLCAPHADRLSVPAGWLVVRHEALRA comes from the coding sequence ATGGACGGAAGATTGTGCTCGAAGGTCGGCTGCGCGCGCGAGGCCGTGGCCACGCTCACCTACGACTACGGCGATCAGATGGCGGCTCTGGGACCCCTCGGACTGTCGGGTCAGCCGAACGCGCACGACCTGTGCGCCCCGCATGCGGACCGGCTCTCCGTGCCCGCCGGCTGGCTCGTCGTGCGGCACGAGGCGCTGCGCGCCTGA
- a CDS encoding efflux RND transporter periplasmic adaptor subunit, with product MRQGGAAGKAAVIIWRRWIFPLLLVLVFGACAAALVKIAFFPDRSEAVVSPEASIADPVIAVERGSVVNALTLSGNIARDEAYPVRGEVNGTVTAVHVTEGATVAAGQKLFTIAQDDPKKNIDVVAPEAGDVSEIAVVKGQAANVGLELYTLTPARYHLLATVEPVQLYRLVNAPSEASVTITGGPAPFTCTGVRVQVSAEGTASVRCAIPADQVVFAGLPASVDLALGQVEDALVIPVTAVQGGAGSGKVWVDAGDGADPEEREVALGVNDGTMVEVVSGLDEGESIRQFVPGFVAPVEENCYEVSPGVVQCDSGMSW from the coding sequence ATGCGCCAGGGCGGCGCGGCCGGAAAGGCAGCCGTGATCATCTGGCGTCGCTGGATCTTCCCCCTCCTTCTCGTCCTGGTGTTCGGCGCGTGCGCCGCCGCGCTCGTGAAGATCGCCTTCTTCCCCGATCGCAGCGAAGCTGTGGTGAGCCCCGAGGCGTCGATCGCCGATCCCGTGATCGCGGTGGAGCGCGGCTCGGTCGTCAACGCGCTCACACTCAGTGGCAACATCGCGCGGGACGAGGCGTACCCCGTGCGGGGAGAGGTCAACGGCACGGTGACCGCTGTGCACGTGACCGAGGGCGCGACGGTCGCCGCGGGCCAGAAGCTCTTCACGATCGCACAGGACGATCCGAAGAAGAACATCGACGTCGTGGCCCCCGAGGCCGGTGACGTCTCGGAGATCGCCGTGGTCAAGGGGCAGGCCGCGAACGTCGGACTCGAGCTCTACACGCTCACCCCGGCCCGCTACCACCTGCTCGCGACCGTCGAGCCGGTGCAGCTGTACCGGCTGGTGAACGCTCCCTCCGAGGCGTCCGTCACGATCACCGGCGGACCGGCGCCCTTCACGTGCACCGGAGTGCGCGTGCAGGTGAGCGCGGAGGGGACCGCGAGCGTCCGCTGCGCCATCCCCGCCGATCAGGTGGTGTTCGCCGGTCTCCCCGCCTCGGTGGATCTCGCCCTCGGGCAGGTGGAGGATGCTCTCGTGATCCCGGTCACGGCGGTGCAGGGCGGCGCCGGGTCGGGGAAGGTCTGGGTGGATGCCGGAGACGGGGCCGACCCCGAGGAGCGCGAGGTCGCGCTGGGGGTGAACGACGGGACCATGGTCGAGGTCGTGTCCGGCCTCGACGAAGGTGAGTCGATCAGGCAGTTCGTCCCCGGTTTCGTCGCCCCGGTCGAGGAGAACTGCTACGAGGTGTCGCCGGGCGTGGTGCAGTGCGACAGCGGGATGAGCTGGTGA
- a CDS encoding ABC transporter ATP-binding protein, with amino-acid sequence MTLVALQDVTKSVLLADDSRLEILRGITLEVGAGDHVSIVGRSGSGKSTLLNILGMLDAPTSGSVAFEGREVRRMRAGRLDRLRGDNVGFVFQQFNLLPGRTALDNVMMPLGHAKGRLFWNRREIAADMLERVGLGHRVDQIADRLSGGEQQRVAIARALVRKPVLILADEPTGALDIDTGAAVMALLDEVATETDAALVTITHDLHVAARARRHYRLDAGVLAPADLSRAFEASTLASPAPAAAASAAAAAPPAPAAAASAAAADASVPVAGEGVGS; translated from the coding sequence GTGACGCTGGTCGCGCTGCAGGACGTCACCAAGAGCGTCCTGCTGGCCGACGACTCCCGTCTCGAGATCCTCAGAGGCATCACCCTCGAGGTCGGGGCCGGCGACCACGTCTCCATCGTCGGCCGCTCCGGTTCGGGCAAGTCCACGCTGCTGAACATCCTGGGGATGCTGGATGCGCCGACCAGCGGGTCGGTCGCCTTCGAGGGACGCGAGGTCCGGCGCATGCGCGCCGGCCGCCTCGACCGCCTCCGCGGAGACAACGTCGGCTTCGTGTTCCAGCAGTTCAATCTGCTCCCCGGGCGCACCGCGCTCGACAACGTGATGATGCCGCTCGGCCATGCCAAGGGTCGCCTGTTCTGGAACCGCCGGGAGATCGCCGCCGACATGCTCGAGCGGGTCGGGCTGGGGCACCGCGTCGACCAGATCGCCGATCGGCTGTCCGGCGGCGAGCAGCAGCGCGTCGCGATCGCCAGGGCGCTGGTGCGCAAGCCCGTGCTGATCCTCGCCGACGAGCCCACCGGTGCGCTCGACATCGACACCGGGGCCGCCGTCATGGCGCTGCTCGACGAGGTGGCGACCGAGACCGACGCGGCGCTCGTGACGATCACGCACGACCTGCATGTGGCTGCCCGGGCTCGACGGCACTACCGCCTCGACGCCGGGGTGCTCGCGCCCGCGGATCTCAGCCGCGCATTCGAGGCGTCGACGCTGGCATCTCCCGCCCCCGCGGCTGCTGCTTCCGCGGCCGCGGCAGCACCTCCTGCCCCCGCGGCTGCTGCTTCCGCGGCTGCGGCAGATGCGTCCGTGCCGGTGGCAGGAGAGGGGGTGGGCTCGTGA
- a CDS encoding ABC transporter permease: MTAVLGALADAWAEIRVHKLRVLLSLIGIAVSVAALTAVVALSEYQRQFQAEQSDRWGGRAATLVIGISTDDGSPVDVDDFGARFSRVTERFDFSHTARIVQGIMLPVQLPDGVVQVNARVVDPSYSQIHREKLLDGRWFRDADAEALAPPVVITEALWERLGRVPLAQHPTLAMTGDAGGTYQIVGVVPKQGYGDEELRVDLLFDAYRARVDALPEGSYPQYEIWVGQDRVDEIAPVLAMDLRAGLPAGQSVSVSRSDWAAQPGALDSMATFEMITGGIAALILALGALSLVNIQLVAMRQRVREIGVRRAFGATAGRIFVSVLLESLVATTVAGLIGIAIVVAVLRSEWVVTTMFYGIQDIPPFPMRAALTGLIASIVVGAVAGFVPALVALRVKVIDAIRF, from the coding sequence GTGACCGCCGTTCTCGGAGCCCTCGCCGACGCCTGGGCGGAGATCCGCGTGCACAAGCTGCGCGTGCTGCTCAGCCTCATCGGCATCGCCGTCTCCGTGGCGGCGCTCACCGCCGTGGTCGCACTCTCGGAGTACCAGCGTCAGTTCCAGGCCGAGCAGTCCGATCGCTGGGGAGGGCGTGCGGCGACGCTGGTCATCGGCATCAGCACCGACGACGGCAGCCCCGTTGACGTCGACGACTTCGGCGCCCGCTTCAGCCGCGTGACGGAGCGTTTCGACTTCAGCCACACCGCGCGCATCGTGCAGGGCATCATGCTCCCTGTGCAGCTGCCTGACGGCGTGGTGCAGGTCAATGCGCGCGTCGTCGATCCGAGCTACTCGCAGATCCATCGCGAGAAGCTCCTCGACGGCCGGTGGTTCCGCGACGCCGATGCGGAGGCGTTGGCGCCGCCTGTCGTGATCACCGAGGCGCTCTGGGAGCGTCTGGGCCGGGTGCCGCTGGCTCAGCATCCGACGCTGGCGATGACGGGAGACGCCGGCGGCACCTACCAGATCGTCGGCGTGGTGCCGAAGCAGGGGTACGGTGACGAGGAGCTTCGCGTCGACCTCCTCTTCGATGCCTATCGAGCGCGCGTCGACGCGCTTCCGGAGGGCTCGTACCCGCAGTACGAGATCTGGGTCGGTCAGGACAGGGTCGACGAGATCGCACCCGTACTCGCGATGGATCTGCGCGCGGGCCTGCCCGCAGGGCAGAGCGTCTCGGTGAGCCGCTCCGACTGGGCGGCGCAGCCGGGGGCCCTGGACTCGATGGCCACCTTCGAGATGATCACCGGAGGCATCGCCGCACTGATCCTGGCGCTCGGTGCGCTGAGCCTCGTGAACATCCAACTCGTGGCCATGCGGCAGCGCGTGCGCGAGATCGGCGTGCGCCGCGCCTTCGGCGCGACCGCAGGCCGGATCTTCGTCTCGGTGCTGCTCGAGAGCCTCGTGGCGACCACCGTCGCCGGCCTCATCGGCATCGCGATCGTCGTGGCCGTGCTGCGCTCCGAGTGGGTGGTCACCACGATGTTCTACGGCATCCAGGACATCCCGCCGTTCCCGATGCGCGCCGCGCTCACCGGTCTCATCGCGTCGATCGTGGTGGGGGCGGTCGCCGGGTTCGTCCCCGCGCTCGTCGCCCTGCGGGTCAAGGTCATCGACGCCATCCGCTTCTGA